The Marinobacter qingdaonensis genome includes a region encoding these proteins:
- a CDS encoding cell division protein FtsQ/DivIB, whose translation MLETLLIRSRAVPSEPSRRRGATSLEPERDRFGVLKAVLAAVPWLQVGMGAVVVMLAALVPWGTGKVLGAMDQQFMAVDVNGQFLGDSRVAIERAAGNWIGKSYFSTDLSEIKTSLEQRPWVESAAVRRVWPDRLVVDVREKKPLAYWTDGRLVSRTGELFAPANPEVAGRLPRLAGPDERVRDVIRMAQSMSEQLQGHGLNFAGLTLEQRGAWTLHLASGIEVVLGRDQVEQRFERFITVYETRLASRSDEVSRVDARYTNGVAVQWKAAETAAGPNS comes from the coding sequence ATGCTTGAGACACTGCTGATCCGGAGTCGGGCGGTTCCGTCCGAACCCTCCCGGCGTCGGGGGGCAACGTCCCTCGAGCCGGAGCGGGACCGGTTTGGCGTGTTGAAAGCGGTGCTGGCGGCGGTGCCCTGGCTTCAGGTGGGCATGGGAGCCGTGGTGGTGATGCTGGCAGCGCTGGTGCCCTGGGGCACCGGCAAGGTACTCGGTGCCATGGACCAGCAGTTCATGGCGGTGGATGTGAATGGCCAGTTCCTGGGCGACAGCCGGGTTGCGATCGAGCGGGCCGCTGGCAACTGGATCGGCAAGAGTTACTTCTCCACCGATCTGTCGGAGATCAAGACCAGCCTGGAGCAGCGGCCCTGGGTGGAATCCGCGGCGGTGCGCCGGGTCTGGCCGGATCGGTTGGTGGTTGACGTGCGGGAGAAAAAACCGCTGGCCTACTGGACCGATGGCCGCCTGGTCAGCCGCACCGGTGAGCTGTTTGCCCCGGCCAATCCGGAGGTGGCGGGACGCCTGCCACGGCTGGCGGGGCCCGACGAGCGTGTCCGGGACGTGATTCGCATGGCCCAGAGCATGAGTGAACAACTGCAGGGACACGGCCTGAATTTCGCCGGCCTGACCCTGGAGCAGCGCGGGGCCTGGACCCTGCATCTGGCCAGCGGCATCGAAGTGGTGCTGGGCCGGGATCAGGTGGAACAGCGGTTCGAGCGTTTCATCACGGTTTATGAAACCCGGCTGGCGTCGCGGTCGGATGAAGTCAGTCGGGTGGATGCCCGCTACACCAACGGTGTCGCGGTGCAATGGAAGGCGGCGGAAACGGCCGCCGGCCCGAATTCATAA
- a CDS encoding D-alanine--D-alanine ligase, translating to MQHSEPQAYQADPELVRALGRVAVFMGGDSAEREVSLKSGKAVLAALQSAGVDAFAVDVRGCLLETVDEPEFDRVFIALHGRGGEDGTLQAILAQAGIPYTGSEVLASALAMDKLRTKYVFEGCGLPTPKFRTMASVADAKQIAAELRMPLSVKPSREGSSIGIRKVSSVEELIEAYEKAEALDTLVLVEEWVEGPEFTVSLLQDRALPAIGLSTDHEFYDYDAKYLADDTRYRIPCGLAPDDELRLQHLALDAFRVVGCRTWGRVDIMQDADGQFWLLEINTVPGMTDHSLVPMAARAAGISFEELVVRILRDTLEDADA from the coding sequence ATGCAACATTCCGAACCCCAGGCCTACCAGGCTGACCCGGAACTGGTCCGGGCTCTTGGTCGCGTCGCGGTTTTCATGGGCGGCGATTCCGCCGAGCGCGAAGTGTCCCTGAAGAGCGGCAAGGCGGTGCTGGCGGCCTTGCAGTCGGCCGGCGTCGATGCCTTTGCGGTGGACGTCCGGGGCTGTCTCCTGGAAACCGTGGATGAGCCGGAGTTTGATCGGGTGTTCATTGCCCTGCACGGTCGTGGCGGTGAAGACGGCACCCTGCAGGCCATCCTGGCGCAGGCGGGCATTCCCTACACCGGCAGCGAGGTGCTGGCGTCGGCCCTGGCCATGGACAAGTTGCGCACCAAGTATGTGTTTGAAGGCTGTGGCCTGCCCACGCCCAAATTCCGGACCATGGCCTCGGTGGCCGACGCGAAACAGATTGCCGCCGAGCTGCGCATGCCCCTGAGCGTGAAGCCGTCCCGGGAGGGGTCGAGCATCGGCATTCGCAAGGTGTCCTCGGTTGAGGAGCTGATCGAGGCCTATGAGAAAGCCGAGGCCCTGGACACGCTGGTGCTGGTCGAGGAGTGGGTCGAGGGCCCGGAATTCACCGTCAGCTTGCTGCAGGATCGGGCGCTACCGGCCATCGGCCTGAGCACCGACCACGAGTTTTACGATTACGACGCCAAGTACCTGGCCGACGATACCCGCTACCGCATTCCCTGCGGCCTGGCGCCGGACGACGAGCTGCGCCTGCAGCACCTGGCGCTGGATGCGTTCCGGGTGGTGGGGTGCCGGACCTGGGGCCGGGTCGACATCATGCAGGACGCCGACGGCCAGTTCTGGCTGCTGGAGATCAACACCGTGCCCGGCATGACCGATCACAGCCTGGTGCCCATGGCGGCGCGCGCGGCCGGGATCAGCTTCGAGGAACTGGTGGTCCGGATTCTCCGGGACACCCTGGAGGATGCCGATGCTTGA
- the murG gene encoding undecaprenyldiphospho-muramoylpentapeptide beta-N-acetylglucosaminyltransferase — protein MTEQRRFLMMAGGTGGHVFPALATARALEEKGHQVYWLGASGGMEQRLIGETDIPLSLIHISGLRGKGKLALVLAPFRLMRALGEAFTIVRRIRPDCVVGMGGFVTGPGGVAAWLTRTPLVIHEQNAVAGLTNRLLVRFAKTVLEAFPGSFGGDVITRCTGNPVRTDLTQLPAPEQRLAERNGRLRVLVVGGSLGAQVFNQQVPAALAQMAEGDRPDVRHQCGEKNLDAAQSAYEQAGVDARLEPFIKDMAEAYDWADVVLCRSGALTVSELCAAGVGAILVPFPHAVDDHQTQNGQQMVQAGAALMISQSRLTPDGLAETLEDLAKDRSRVMNMAKAARALARPDATERVVNYCLEAAHG, from the coding sequence ATGACTGAACAGCGTCGTTTCCTGATGATGGCCGGCGGTACCGGCGGCCACGTGTTCCCGGCTCTGGCCACGGCCCGCGCCCTGGAAGAGAAGGGGCACCAGGTCTATTGGCTGGGTGCCAGCGGTGGCATGGAGCAGCGGCTTATCGGTGAGACCGACATCCCGCTGTCGCTGATTCACATCAGTGGCCTGCGGGGCAAGGGCAAGCTGGCCCTGGTGTTGGCGCCCTTCCGGCTGATGCGGGCGCTGGGCGAGGCCTTTACCATCGTGCGCCGCATCCGACCGGATTGCGTGGTGGGCATGGGTGGTTTTGTCACCGGCCCCGGTGGCGTGGCGGCCTGGCTGACCCGCACGCCCCTGGTGATCCACGAGCAGAACGCCGTGGCCGGGCTGACCAACCGGTTGCTGGTGCGGTTTGCCAAGACGGTGCTGGAGGCCTTCCCCGGCAGCTTTGGCGGCGACGTGATCACCCGGTGCACCGGCAATCCGGTGCGCACCGACCTGACCCAACTGCCGGCGCCGGAACAGCGCCTGGCGGAGCGCAACGGCCGGCTCAGGGTGCTGGTGGTCGGAGGCAGTCTTGGCGCCCAGGTGTTTAACCAGCAGGTACCGGCCGCCCTGGCCCAGATGGCGGAGGGGGATCGTCCCGACGTCCGGCACCAGTGCGGCGAAAAGAACCTTGACGCGGCCCAGAGTGCTTACGAACAGGCGGGCGTCGACGCCCGGCTGGAGCCGTTCATCAAGGACATGGCCGAGGCCTATGACTGGGCCGATGTGGTGCTCTGTCGCAGCGGCGCTCTGACCGTGTCCGAGCTGTGTGCCGCTGGCGTAGGGGCGATCCTGGTGCCTTTTCCCCACGCCGTCGACGATCACCAGACCCAGAACGGGCAGCAAATGGTGCAAGCCGGGGCTGCCCTGATGATTTCCCAGTCCCGTCTGACCCCCGACGGGCTGGCCGAGACCCTGGAGGACCTGGCCAAAGACCGGTCCCGGGTAATGAACATGGCGAAGGCCGCGCGCGCGCTGGCCCGCCCGGATGCAACGGAGAGAGTCGTGAATTATTGTCTGGAGGCCGCCCATGGCTGA
- the ftsA gene encoding cell division protein FtsA: protein MSSVETENMIVGLDIGTSKVVAIVGKRKMDGTIEVVGIGSHPSRGLKRGVVVNIETTVQAIQRAVEEAELMAGCRIHSVYAGIAGSHIKSLNSHGIVAIRDREVTQADIDRVIDAAQAVAIPADQKILHILPQEFVIDSQEGIKEPMGMSGVRLEAKVHLVTCAVNAAQNIEKCVKRCGLEVDDIILEQLASSHAILTEDEKELGVCVVDIGGGTTDIAVFTGGAIRHTAVIPIAGDQVTNDIAMALRTPTQNAEEIKIKYACALTQLAGADETIKVPSVGDRAPRDLSRQALAEVVEPRYEELFTLVQSELRRSGFEDMIPAGIVITGGSSTMEGVVELAEEIFHMPVRLACPQAVSGMTEVVNNPIYATGVGLLIHGFRQMDLGRAPVLKGEEAPSLFERMKAWFTGQF from the coding sequence ATGTCATCGGTTGAAACGGAAAACATGATTGTCGGCCTCGATATCGGAACCTCCAAGGTGGTGGCGATCGTCGGCAAGCGCAAGATGGACGGCACCATCGAAGTGGTGGGTATCGGTTCCCATCCGTCGCGTGGCCTCAAACGCGGTGTGGTGGTGAACATCGAGACCACCGTTCAGGCCATCCAGCGCGCTGTGGAGGAGGCCGAGTTGATGGCGGGCTGCCGCATCCACTCGGTGTATGCCGGCATTGCCGGTAGCCACATCAAGAGCCTGAACTCCCATGGCATTGTCGCGATCCGGGACCGCGAAGTGACCCAGGCCGACATCGATCGGGTGATCGACGCGGCCCAGGCCGTCGCCATTCCGGCGGATCAGAAGATCCTGCACATCCTGCCCCAGGAGTTTGTGATCGACAGCCAGGAGGGCATCAAGGAACCCATGGGCATGTCCGGGGTCCGGCTCGAAGCCAAGGTTCACCTGGTGACCTGCGCGGTCAACGCGGCCCAGAACATCGAGAAATGCGTGAAGCGCTGCGGCCTCGAGGTGGACGACATCATCCTTGAGCAGCTGGCCTCCAGTCACGCCATCCTGACCGAGGACGAGAAAGAGCTCGGGGTCTGCGTGGTCGACATCGGCGGCGGCACCACCGACATCGCGGTGTTCACCGGCGGTGCCATCCGTCACACCGCGGTGATTCCCATCGCCGGCGACCAGGTCACCAACGACATCGCCATGGCGTTGCGGACTCCGACCCAGAACGCCGAGGAAATCAAGATCAAGTACGCCTGCGCCCTGACCCAGCTGGCCGGTGCGGACGAAACCATCAAGGTCCCGAGTGTCGGTGACCGCGCGCCCAGGGACCTGTCCCGTCAGGCCCTGGCCGAGGTGGTCGAGCCCCGCTACGAAGAGCTGTTCACCCTGGTCCAGTCGGAACTGCGTCGTTCCGGCTTCGAGGACATGATTCCCGCAGGCATCGTGATTACAGGCGGCTCCTCCACCATGGAAGGTGTGGTGGAGCTGGCCGAGGAAATCTTCCACATGCCGGTCCGGCTGGCCTGTCCGCAGGCGGTCTCCGGCATGACGGAAGTGGTCAACAACCCGATCTACGCCACCGGCGTCGGGTTGCTGATCCATGGCTTTCGCCAGATGGATCTTGGGCGAGCGCCGGTGCTCAAGGGTGAAGAAGCACCCTCGCTGTTTGAGCGCATGAAGGCCTGGTTTACCGGTCAGTTCTGA
- the ftsZ gene encoding cell division protein FtsZ: MFELVDNVQQNAVIKVVGVGGGGGNAVRHMLNSDIEGVEFICANTDAQALTDMDARQIIQLGGNITKGLGAGANPEVGRQSALEDRDRIAESLKGADMVFITAGMGGGTGTGAAPVVADVARELGILTVAVVTKPFMFEGGKRMSVAESGLKELEESVDSLITIPNEKLLAVMGKKTSLLDAFAAANDVLLGAVQGIADLITRNGMINVDFADVKTVMSEMGMAMMGTARATGENRAREAAEAAVRSPLLEDINLQGAKGILVNITAGMDLNLGEFSEVGDIVREFASDSATVVVGTVIDPEMTDELKVTVVATGLGGDREKPTKVVDNTRTLDGKTDYNQLDRPAVLRRRAVSHGNVAIDQSKESEEQGVDYLDIPAFLRRQAD; encoded by the coding sequence ATGTTTGAACTCGTCGATAATGTCCAGCAAAACGCTGTCATTAAAGTCGTTGGTGTCGGCGGCGGCGGCGGTAACGCCGTACGCCACATGCTGAATAGCGACATCGAAGGTGTGGAATTCATCTGCGCCAACACAGACGCCCAAGCGCTGACTGATATGGACGCGCGCCAGATCATCCAGCTGGGTGGCAATATCACCAAGGGCCTGGGTGCCGGCGCCAATCCGGAAGTCGGCCGTCAGTCCGCGCTGGAGGACCGGGACCGCATTGCCGAGTCCCTGAAGGGCGCGGACATGGTGTTCATCACGGCCGGCATGGGCGGCGGCACCGGTACCGGCGCGGCCCCGGTGGTTGCCGATGTGGCCCGTGAACTGGGCATCCTGACCGTGGCGGTGGTCACCAAGCCGTTCATGTTCGAGGGTGGCAAGCGCATGAGCGTGGCCGAGTCCGGTCTGAAGGAGCTGGAAGAAAGCGTTGACTCGCTGATCACCATTCCGAACGAGAAGCTGCTGGCGGTCATGGGCAAGAAGACCAGCCTGCTGGATGCTTTCGCCGCCGCCAACGACGTGCTGTTGGGCGCGGTTCAGGGCATTGCCGACCTGATTACCCGCAACGGTATGATCAACGTCGACTTTGCTGACGTAAAGACGGTCATGTCCGAGATGGGCATGGCGATGATGGGCACCGCCCGTGCCACCGGCGAAAACCGGGCCCGCGAGGCTGCCGAAGCCGCCGTACGCAGCCCGCTGCTGGAGGACATCAACCTGCAGGGCGCCAAGGGCATCCTGGTCAACATCACCGCGGGCATGGACCTCAACCTGGGCGAGTTCTCCGAGGTTGGCGACATTGTGCGTGAGTTTGCCTCGGATTCCGCGACCGTCGTGGTGGGTACCGTGATTGATCCGGAGATGACCGACGAACTGAAGGTCACCGTGGTTGCGACCGGCCTGGGCGGCGACCGCGAGAAGCCGACTAAGGTGGTGGACAACACCCGCACCCTGGATGGCAAAACCGATTACAACCAGCTGGACCGTCCCGCAGTTCTGCGTCGTCGCGCCGTGTCCCACGGCAATGTGGCGATCGATCAGAGCAAGGAAAGCGAGGAACAGGGCGTGGACTATCTCGATATTCCCGCATTCCTCCGGCGCCAGGCTGATTGA
- the murC gene encoding UDP-N-acetylmuramate--L-alanine ligase — MADANNQPLVYQVPEMRRIRHIHFVGIGGAGMSGIAEVLKNQGYDVSGSDLKEGVVTARLQGMGVEVQIGHRAENSAKADVVVVSSAVAADNPEVVAARNRRVPIVPRAEMLAEIMRYRHGIAVAGTHGKTTTTSLIASVLGEAGLDPTFVIGGKLNSAGTNAQLGGSRYLVAEADESDASFLHLTPVISVVTNIEADHMDTYGGDVEKLKQTFVDFLHNLPFYGVAVMCVDDGYVREIIPRISRAIITYGIDNPDADYRAEQIQSDGLRTRFVVKRPGGRSDLAVELKMPGRHNVLNALAAIAVATDEGVDDAAIGQGLAGFAGVGRRFQVYGDYQTPKGTVTLVDDYGHHPTEVEAVIRAAHDAWPDRRLVMLYQPHRYSRTRDLYEDFVRVLSEVDGLLLMEVYSAGEPAIPGADGRALCRSIRQRGKVEPIFVEDNNEIESLLANVLQDGDLLITQGAGDIGGVAARLAAAGVIASE; from the coding sequence ATGGCTGACGCTAACAACCAGCCCCTGGTCTATCAGGTGCCGGAAATGCGCCGGATCCGTCACATCCATTTTGTGGGTATTGGCGGCGCTGGCATGAGCGGTATCGCCGAGGTACTGAAGAACCAGGGCTACGACGTGTCCGGTTCCGACCTGAAAGAAGGCGTGGTCACCGCCCGTCTGCAAGGCATGGGCGTGGAAGTGCAGATCGGCCACCGGGCCGAGAACAGCGCCAAGGCCGATGTGGTGGTGGTGTCCTCGGCGGTGGCCGCGGATAACCCGGAAGTGGTTGCGGCCCGCAATCGCCGCGTGCCCATCGTGCCGCGTGCGGAGATGCTGGCGGAAATCATGCGCTACCGTCATGGCATTGCCGTGGCCGGCACCCATGGCAAGACCACTACCACCAGCCTGATCGCCTCGGTGTTGGGCGAAGCCGGGCTGGATCCCACCTTTGTCATCGGTGGCAAGCTCAACAGCGCCGGTACCAACGCCCAGTTGGGCGGTTCCCGCTATCTGGTCGCCGAGGCCGACGAAAGCGACGCCTCCTTCCTGCACCTGACGCCGGTGATTTCGGTGGTCACCAACATCGAAGCCGACCACATGGATACCTACGGCGGCGATGTCGAGAAACTGAAGCAAACCTTCGTCGATTTCCTGCACAACCTGCCGTTCTACGGCGTGGCGGTCATGTGCGTGGACGACGGCTATGTCCGGGAAATCATTCCACGTATCTCCCGCGCCATCATCACCTACGGCATCGACAACCCGGACGCCGATTACCGGGCCGAACAGATCCAGTCCGATGGCCTGCGCACCCGCTTCGTGGTCAAACGGCCCGGCGGTCGCAGTGATCTGGCGGTGGAGCTGAAGATGCCTGGCCGTCACAACGTGCTGAATGCGCTCGCCGCCATCGCGGTGGCGACCGACGAGGGCGTGGACGACGCCGCCATCGGCCAGGGCCTGGCCGGGTTTGCCGGCGTTGGCCGCCGGTTCCAGGTGTACGGCGATTACCAGACCCCCAAGGGCACCGTCACTCTGGTGGACGATTACGGCCATCACCCGACCGAAGTCGAGGCGGTGATTCGGGCCGCCCACGATGCCTGGCCGGACCGGCGCCTGGTGATGCTGTACCAGCCCCACCGCTACAGCCGGACCCGGGACCTGTACGAGGACTTTGTCCGGGTATTGTCGGAGGTGGATGGGCTGCTGTTGATGGAGGTGTACTCCGCCGGCGAGCCCGCGATTCCGGGTGCAGATGGCCGCGCCCTGTGCCGGAGCATTCGGCAGCGGGGCAAGGTGGAGCCGATCTTCGTCGAGGACAACAACGAAATTGAAAGCCTGCTGGCCAATGTGCTGCAGGACGGCGACCTGCTGATTACCCAGGGCGCCGGCGATATTGGTGGCGTAGCGGCGCGATTGGCCGCAGCAGGAGTGATAGCCAGTGAGTGA
- the ftsW gene encoding putative lipid II flippase FtsW, giving the protein MQTGIAMPNANAWLGELRPLPMLVISAVALLVMGVVMISSASMDIATETMGNSYHYVIRQLLFAAMGCALALVAVNVPVAWWERSGWLLLGIGLLALVLVLTPLGRTVNGSTRWIPFGLFNVQVSEVAKLCLIAYLAGYVVRRREELLNTWAGFLKPLVVLGVASVLLVIQPDFGATVVLVSAAAGMIFLSGVRLTRFVPLIVVLVVLGALLVLTQPYRLKRVVSYLDPWKDQFDSGYQLTQSLIAFGRGDWGGVGLGNSIQKLFYLPEAHTDFIFAIIAEEFGLLGSLIVLALFTLLVVSGFVIARRAEKANMPFGACFSYGITLLIGLQATINIAVSTGLLPTKGLTLPLVSYGGSSLMIMCVCIGVLARVEMERLDQERLAREKTGPKQRGGAVYD; this is encoded by the coding sequence ATGCAGACCGGGATCGCCATGCCAAACGCCAACGCCTGGCTCGGAGAACTCCGGCCCCTGCCGATGCTGGTGATCAGTGCCGTGGCCCTGCTGGTCATGGGCGTGGTGATGATTTCGTCGGCGTCCATGGACATTGCCACCGAGACCATGGGCAACAGCTACCACTACGTCATTCGCCAGTTGCTGTTTGCGGCCATGGGCTGTGCCCTGGCACTGGTGGCGGTCAATGTGCCGGTGGCCTGGTGGGAGCGCAGCGGCTGGCTGCTGCTGGGCATCGGCCTGCTGGCCCTGGTGCTGGTACTGACCCCCCTGGGCCGGACGGTCAACGGCTCCACCCGCTGGATCCCTTTCGGTCTGTTCAATGTCCAGGTGTCCGAGGTGGCCAAGCTGTGTCTGATTGCCTACCTGGCCGGTTACGTGGTGCGTCGTCGCGAGGAACTGCTGAACACCTGGGCCGGTTTCCTGAAGCCGCTGGTGGTGCTGGGCGTGGCCTCGGTCCTGCTGGTGATCCAGCCCGACTTCGGCGCCACCGTGGTGCTGGTGTCCGCGGCCGCCGGCATGATTTTCCTGAGTGGCGTTCGGCTCACCCGCTTCGTGCCCCTGATCGTGGTGCTGGTGGTGCTCGGAGCGCTGCTGGTACTGACCCAGCCGTACCGGCTCAAGCGCGTGGTCAGCTACCTCGACCCCTGGAAAGACCAGTTCGACAGCGGTTACCAGTTGACCCAGTCGCTCATTGCCTTCGGCCGCGGCGACTGGGGCGGAGTGGGCCTGGGCAACTCGATCCAGAAGCTGTTCTATCTGCCGGAAGCCCACACCGATTTCATCTTCGCCATCATCGCCGAGGAGTTTGGTCTGCTGGGCTCGCTGATTGTGCTGGCGCTGTTCACCCTGCTGGTGGTCAGTGGCTTCGTGATCGCCCGCCGGGCGGAAAAGGCCAACATGCCGTTTGGCGCCTGTTTCTCCTACGGCATCACCCTGCTGATCGGGCTGCAGGCGACCATCAACATCGCGGTCAGCACCGGCTTGCTGCCCACCAAGGGCCTGACCCTGCCGCTGGTGAGCTATGGCGGTTCCAGCCTGATGATCATGTGTGTGTGCATCGGCGTGCTGGCGCGGGTGGAAATGGAACGGCTCGACCAGGAACGTCTGGCCCGGGAGAAGACCGGACCGAAACAGCGGGGAGGGGCGGTGTATGACTGA
- the lpxC gene encoding UDP-3-O-acyl-N-acetylglucosamine deacetylase — MIRQRTLKNTIRATGVGLHSGEKVYLTLKPAPVDSGIIFRRTDLDPMVEIRACAENVGETMLSTTLVKDGVRVATVEHLLSAMAGLGIDNCFVELSAAEVPIMDGSAGPFVFLLQSAGIAEQEAAKRFIRIKREVTIEEGDKKATFLPFEGFKVSFGIDFDHPVFKGRAQTATVDFSSTSFVKEVSRARTFGFMRDIEKLRAMNLALGGSVDNAIVVDDYKILNEDGLRYDDEFVKHKVLDAIGDLYLLGNSLIGEFRGIKSGHDLNNKLLRKLRAEEDAWEVVTFDDEATAPISYMKPVLAAQA, encoded by the coding sequence ATGATCAGACAACGGACACTTAAAAATACCATCCGTGCGACCGGTGTGGGGCTGCATTCCGGGGAGAAGGTCTACCTGACCCTGAAGCCCGCGCCCGTTGACTCGGGTATCATCTTCCGCCGTACGGATCTGGACCCGATGGTCGAGATTCGTGCCTGCGCGGAAAATGTTGGGGAGACCATGCTGTCCACGACGCTGGTAAAAGACGGTGTCCGTGTTGCGACAGTGGAACACCTACTGTCAGCTATGGCTGGTCTCGGTATCGATAACTGCTTTGTGGAACTCAGCGCCGCTGAAGTGCCGATCATGGATGGCTCCGCCGGACCCTTCGTGTTCCTGCTTCAGTCTGCAGGCATTGCCGAGCAGGAAGCGGCCAAGCGCTTTATCCGCATCAAGCGCGAAGTGACCATTGAAGAGGGTGACAAGAAGGCGACCTTCCTGCCATTCGAGGGCTTCAAGGTGAGCTTCGGCATCGACTTCGACCACCCGGTGTTCAAGGGGCGGGCGCAGACCGCCACCGTGGACTTCTCAAGCACCTCCTTCGTCAAGGAAGTGAGTCGGGCACGGACCTTCGGGTTCATGCGTGACATCGAGAAGCTGCGGGCCATGAACCTGGCGCTGGGCGGCAGTGTGGATAACGCCATCGTGGTTGACGACTACAAGATCCTGAACGAAGACGGTCTTCGTTACGACGACGAGTTCGTCAAGCACAAGGTGCTGGACGCCATCGGCGACCTGTATCTGCTTGGTAACAGCCTGATTGGTGAGTTCCGGGGCATCAAATCCGGTCACGATCTGAATAATAAGCTGCTCCGCAAGCTCAGGGCGGAAGAGGACGCATGGGAAGTGGTGACCTTCGACGACGAAGCCACCGCGCCTATCTCCTACATGAAACCTGTGCTGGCGGCCCAGGCTTAA
- the murD gene encoding UDP-N-acetylmuramoyl-L-alanine--D-glutamate ligase has translation MGVIVSDRRTLIVGLGKTGLSCVRYLSDQGREIAVADSRQAPPGLDELKAGWPDVPVYLGAFDPELFSGFNELVVSPGIGVTEPAIAQAAENGARIRGDIDLFAEAADAPILAITGSNGKTTVTTLVGEMARAAGRKVEVGGNIGTPALDLLGRGADLYVLELSSFQLETTDELNALAATVLNVSDDHMDRYPNKMAYFQAKQRIFRGCQNAVVNLDDALSTPMARDNLRFLCFGFHRVNPDTFSTRDDDQGTWITFGFDNLLLASELKLMGQHNLSNVMAALALGHAVGLPMEGMLEVARHFPGLPHRCEFIRQLDGVDYINDSKGTNVGASVAAIESLAPADGKVVLIAGGEGKGADFSPLEAPALLHCRAVVLIGRDAGQIAEALGNGVDQHRAQTLADAVALARSLAQPGDRVLLSPACASFDMFRDYGDRGDQFRALVEAL, from the coding sequence ATGGGTGTCATTGTGTCGGATCGTCGCACGCTGATCGTAGGGCTCGGGAAGACCGGGCTTTCCTGCGTGCGCTACCTGTCCGACCAGGGACGGGAGATCGCCGTGGCCGACAGCCGCCAGGCACCGCCGGGGCTGGATGAGCTGAAAGCCGGCTGGCCGGACGTACCCGTGTATCTGGGGGCCTTCGATCCGGAGCTGTTTTCCGGCTTTAACGAGCTGGTGGTCAGCCCGGGTATCGGCGTGACCGAGCCGGCCATTGCCCAGGCCGCCGAGAACGGTGCCCGCATTCGCGGCGACATCGACCTGTTTGCCGAGGCCGCCGATGCGCCGATCCTGGCCATCACCGGCTCCAACGGCAAAACCACCGTCACCACCCTGGTGGGCGAGATGGCCCGGGCGGCCGGGCGCAAGGTCGAGGTGGGCGGCAACATCGGCACGCCGGCGTTGGATCTGCTCGGCCGGGGCGCGGACCTCTACGTACTGGAACTGTCCAGCTTCCAGCTCGAGACCACGGACGAACTCAACGCCCTGGCGGCCACGGTCCTGAATGTCAGCGACGATCACATGGACCGGTATCCGAACAAGATGGCCTATTTCCAGGCCAAGCAGCGGATCTTCCGCGGTTGCCAGAACGCCGTGGTCAATCTGGACGATGCCCTGAGCACCCCCATGGCCCGGGACAACCTGCGGTTCCTGTGTTTCGGTTTCCACCGGGTCAACCCGGACACCTTCAGCACCCGGGACGACGACCAGGGCACCTGGATTACCTTTGGTTTCGACAACCTGTTGCTGGCCAGCGAGCTCAAACTCATGGGCCAGCACAACCTCAGCAACGTCATGGCGGCGCTGGCACTGGGCCACGCCGTCGGCCTGCCGATGGAGGGGATGCTGGAAGTGGCACGCCATTTCCCCGGTCTGCCTCATCGCTGCGAGTTCATCCGGCAGCTGGACGGCGTCGATTACATCAACGACTCCAAGGGCACCAACGTGGGAGCCTCGGTCGCCGCCATCGAGAGTCTGGCGCCGGCCGACGGCAAGGTGGTGCTGATTGCCGGTGGTGAAGGCAAGGGCGCCGATTTCTCGCCGCTGGAGGCACCGGCCCTGCTGCACTGCCGGGCGGTGGTCCTGATCGGGCGGGATGCCGGCCAGATCGCCGAGGCCCTGGGCAACGGCGTCGACCAGCATCGGGCCCAGACCCTGGCCGACGCGGTGGCGCTGGCTCGCAGTCTGGCGCAGCCCGGAGACCGGGTCCTGCTGTCGCCCGCGTGCGCCAGCTTTGACATGTTCCGGGATTATGGCGATCGCGGCGATCAGTTCCGGGCATTGGTGGAGGCGCTGTGA